The following are encoded in a window of Vigna unguiculata cultivar IT97K-499-35 chromosome 8, ASM411807v1, whole genome shotgun sequence genomic DNA:
- the LOC114194906 gene encoding uncharacterized protein LOC114194906, translated as MAQYIIKELHEGIYGYHSGARTMATRIFRAGYFWPTMEADCQDFVKKCKPSQKHGNLIHQKQEQLHAILSPWPFAKWGMDILGPFSPDKGQAEAANKVFLVELRNRLDSAKGRWPEELEEVL; from the exons atggcCCAGTACATCATTAAAGAATTACATGAAGGCATATACGGCTACCATtccggcgcacgcaccatggctaccagAATCTTTCGCGCCGGttacttctggccgactatGGAAGCAGATTGCCAAGACTTCGTCAAAAAGTGTAAACCATcccaaaaacatggcaacctcattcaccagaaacaagaacaacttcatGCCATACTATCCCCGTGGCCCTTCGCTAAATGGGGgatggacatcctcggccccttctcccccGACAAAGGCCAA GCCGAGGCGGCAAACAAGGTTTTCCTGGTAGAGCTACGAAACCGGCTGGACAGCGCCAAAGGACGATGGCCCGAAGAGCTCGAAGAAGTACTATAG